Genomic segment of Myxococcus stipitatus:
GTGGGGGACGAGCGGGACCTGGTGCAGCTGCGCTCCAACCACCGCCGCGACGACGTGTACCTCTACCCCGTGAGGGCGTCGAAGGAGCGCGTGGCCGACTTCTTCATGGACATGGTGGCGCGGATGAACGCGCTGCACGCGCGGCCGGAGTTCTACGACTCGGTCTCCAACAACTGCACCACCAACCTGGTGAGGCACTTCGAGAAGGTGAGCGCGGTGGACGTGCCATATGACCACCGCACGCTGCTGCCCGCCTTCTCCGATGCGCTCGCGTACGAGCTGGGGCTCATCGACACGGACGCCCCGCTGGACGTGGTGCGCGCGCGACACCGCATCAACGAGCGCGCGTGGGCGGCCTCGAACGCGTCCGACTTCTCCCAGCGCATCCGTGACCCGGAAGCGCCGCGCGCGGCCTCAGCCCCCTGACGCCTTGCCCTCGGCCGCGGCGAGCCGGGCCTCGAGGTGGCGCGCGTAGTGGGTCTCCAGCGTCGTGAAGTAGCCGCGCTCCTCCCACAGGATGGCGAGCAGCCGGTCCGACAGGGATTTCACCTCCGCGCCTTCTCCGGCCTCGGGCGTGCGGGGCCCGGCGTTGCCTCGGGCGGCGAACACGCGCATGGCCTCCGCCATCAGCACGCGGCTGCTCTCGAAGATGCGGCGCAGGGCCTGGTTGATGGGCCGGGCGTCCACCTCCGCGCAGGCGGCGACGATGGCGACGTGGATGGTCTCCGGCTTGTCCCCGGTGAGGCTGTGCGCGTCCAGGTCTCCTCGCGCGAGCGCATGGTGCAGGAGGTAGCCGTGGTGCAGGGACACGGAGGCCACGTCCACGCAGTCCTTCACCCAGAGGACGAAGAAGACCTTGCGGAACATCTTCTTCACCGGAAGCAGCATCAGCCCCTTGAGGTAGCTGACCAGCCGGCCGCCCATCGTGCGGCCCAGGCTGGAGCCCGCAAGCGCCTCCACCGCCTTGTCGGGCGCGCGCAAGCCCCGCTCCTCGAGCAGCGAGCGGACAAGCTGCTCGCGCACCTGGAAGAGCGCGTAGTCATCCAGGAACGGCACCGGGATGAGCGGCGTCAGCCCCGCGGCGACGGCGTGGAAGGCCACGCGCCCGAGGGGTGGGGACGAGGGGGCGCTGGGCGTGGGGTGAGGGCCTGGCTCGGTCATTGACTCTCTCTATGCGAAAACCCGCGCCCCATTGCATGGGAACCCGGACGTCAGCCCTGGCGGGTGCCTCGGGCGTGGGGAATCAGGACCGAGTAGAGCGTGCTCATGACGGGGGTGGGGATGCCCAGGGCATGGCCTCGCCGGGCCACCGTGCCCTGGAGGTACTCGACCTCCAAGGTCTTGCCCGCGTCGAAGTCCACCATCATCGACGGCCGCATCTCCCGGGGCAGGTCCTCCATGAAGCGCACCACGTCCTCCGCGCGCGTGGTGGTGACGACGCCTTCCGCCGCGGCCACGCGCAGCACCTCCGTCACGGCCTCCCGGAACATCTCCCGGAAGAAGGGCCCCTCGCGCAGCACGCCCACCGCCGAGCGCCCCGCCGTGCAGAAGCCGGACATCGACGCGAGGAAGGCCAGCTTCTCCCAGAGCGGCCCGCGGATGTCCGCCACCGCCTCCACGTTGAGCCCCGCGCGGGCCAGCTCGTCCTTGAGCGTCCGCACGCGCTCGGAGACGCGGGAGGTGTCGCCGAACGCCTCGCCC
This window contains:
- a CDS encoding 2-dehydropantoate 2-reductase, producing the protein MRFAIVGSGGVGGYYGARLVRAGHDVRFLARGAHLSAMRERGLTILSAEGDFTVPVRAEEDAARLGPVDVVVLAVKNYDVASVLPQVKALVAASERPALGGPGAAVVTLQNGVDSPSEVAAAVGEPTVIGGTTYMSTAIHEPGVIRQVGTLHRIVLGEAFGDTSRVSERVRTLKDELARAGLNVEAVADIRGPLWEKLAFLASMSGFCTAGRSAVGVLREGPFFREMFREAVTEVLRVAAAEGVVTTTRAEDVVRFMEDLPREMRPSMMVDFDAGKTLEVEYLQGTVARRGHALGIPTPVMSTLYSVLIPHARGTRQG